A window of the Microbacterium sp. AZCO genome harbors these coding sequences:
- a CDS encoding Gfo/Idh/MocA family oxidoreductase, translating into MTAHPSVPRHPDSSAGRLRVAIVGTGAVSRLHAQAVAAHPRADLVAVTDRTRERADEFAVTWSVPSVYDSLDELLEAQHPDVVLICTPPGVHREQTLAAFAAGAHVVVEKPPAPSLDELDEMLAAAAKADRRLAVVFQQRTGTAAAHVRRLLQDGALGRPLLATCETLWYRDAAYYAVDWRGRWSTEGGGTTLGHGIHQLDLLAFLLGDWASVQGRLWRLDRETETEDASTATVTFASGVVAQVVTSAVSPREVSAIRIDTQRATVSVEHLYGHGHENWSITPAPGTESDPAWALPADEERSDHGPLLRDVFDALLDGTPLPDTATDPGRSFSLVAAIYASAAADGAAVTAEDLRSHPTHRSGFASPVIDQRRV; encoded by the coding sequence ATGACCGCGCATCCGTCCGTACCCCGCCATCCCGACTCCTCCGCCGGCCGGCTCCGCGTCGCGATCGTCGGCACGGGCGCCGTTTCCCGTCTGCACGCTCAGGCTGTCGCGGCGCATCCGCGCGCCGACCTCGTCGCCGTGACTGACCGCACGCGCGAGCGCGCCGATGAGTTCGCCGTCACCTGGTCGGTCCCGTCCGTCTACGACTCGCTCGACGAGCTGCTCGAGGCGCAGCATCCCGATGTCGTGCTGATCTGCACCCCGCCGGGCGTGCACCGCGAGCAGACCCTCGCCGCCTTCGCGGCGGGCGCCCACGTCGTGGTCGAGAAGCCGCCGGCGCCGTCGCTCGACGAGCTCGACGAGATGCTCGCCGCGGCCGCGAAGGCGGATCGGCGGCTCGCCGTCGTCTTCCAGCAGCGCACCGGCACGGCGGCCGCGCACGTGCGGCGCCTGCTGCAGGACGGCGCCCTCGGCCGCCCGCTCCTCGCGACGTGCGAGACCCTCTGGTACCGCGACGCGGCGTACTACGCCGTCGACTGGCGCGGCAGGTGGAGCACGGAGGGCGGCGGCACGACGCTGGGTCACGGCATCCATCAACTCGATCTGCTCGCGTTCCTGCTCGGCGACTGGGCGAGCGTGCAGGGGCGGCTCTGGCGCCTGGATCGAGAGACCGAGACGGAGGATGCCTCGACCGCCACCGTCACGTTCGCGAGCGGCGTCGTGGCGCAGGTCGTCACGAGCGCGGTGTCTCCGCGTGAGGTCAGCGCCATCCGTATCGACACGCAGCGGGCGACCGTTTCCGTCGAGCACCTCTACGGTCACGGGCACGAGAACTGGTCGATCACGCCGGCGCCCGGCACGGAGTCCGACCCGGCGTGGGCGCTGCCCGCCGATGAGGAGCGCAGCGATCACGGCCCGCTCCTGCGCGACGTGTTCGACGCGCTGCTCGACGGAACGCCCCTGCCCGACACGGCGACCGATCCGGGGCGCTCGTTCAGTCTCGTCGCGGCCATCTACGCGTCCGCCGCGGCCGATGGCGCCGCCGTGACGGCGGAGGACCTCCGGTCTCATCCGACGCACCGGTCGGGATTCGCGAGCCCCGTCATCGATCAGCGTCGTGTCTGA
- a CDS encoding PmoA family protein, translated as MRFDDEGGRLLIRDGEGDDALVLVEYVYEPTEPQLESPRPYALLRTPGGREVTAYRPDDHVWHKGLSLALPNVGPHNFWGGPTYVRDEGYVQLPNNGRQVHRAFVTWHTPGLARVDEDLDWITEQGDTLLTERRTLTARRVEDDAWALTWRSELTNVSMDAVPFGSPTTKGRADAGYAGIFWRAPAEFTGGAILGPGGEVGESARGAESPWLALVAPDESAGVLVLDPGGSPWFVRSADYAGAGPAPFFHDETVLGSGESLVLAAALIVGGPGVAALADRVGAALVAELRSVPQGVSA; from the coding sequence ATGCGATTCGACGACGAGGGCGGCCGCCTGCTGATCCGTGACGGCGAGGGCGACGACGCGCTCGTGCTGGTCGAGTACGTGTACGAGCCGACCGAGCCGCAGCTCGAGTCGCCCCGCCCGTACGCGCTCCTGCGCACGCCGGGCGGGCGCGAGGTCACGGCATATCGCCCCGACGATCACGTCTGGCACAAAGGCCTCTCGCTCGCGCTGCCGAACGTCGGCCCGCACAACTTCTGGGGCGGCCCCACCTACGTCCGCGACGAGGGCTATGTGCAGCTGCCCAACAACGGCCGCCAGGTCCATCGCGCCTTCGTCACCTGGCACACCCCCGGCCTCGCTCGCGTCGACGAGGACCTCGACTGGATCACCGAGCAGGGCGACACCCTCCTCACCGAGCGGCGCACGCTCACAGCCCGCCGCGTCGAGGATGACGCCTGGGCCCTCACGTGGCGGAGCGAGCTCACGAACGTGTCGATGGATGCCGTCCCCTTCGGCTCCCCGACGACGAAGGGCCGCGCGGATGCGGGCTACGCGGGCATCTTCTGGCGTGCGCCCGCCGAGTTCACCGGCGGTGCCATCCTCGGACCGGGGGGCGAGGTGGGGGAGTCCGCGCGCGGCGCCGAGTCGCCGTGGCTGGCCCTCGTCGCCCCCGACGAGTCGGCGGGCGTCCTCGTGCTCGACCCCGGGGGCAGCCCGTGGTTCGTCCGCAGCGCCGACTACGCCGGCGCCGGTCCCGCGCCGTTCTTCCATGACGAGACCGTGCTCGGGTCAGGCGAGAGCCTCGTGCTCGCCGCGGCCCTGATCGTCGGCGGCCCCGGCGTCGCCGCGCTGGCCGACAGGGTCGGCGCGGCCCTCGTCGCCGAGCTGCGATCCGTTCCCCAGGGGGTCTCCGCATGA
- a CDS encoding extracellular solute-binding protein gives MFSKKRAFAAVAIAAGAALALAGCAGGEAASGGGTPTFNPDEKVTLNLSFWGNDVRADLYNQVIAEFEKQYPNITVNSSFLAFPEYWEKRQTEAAGGGLPDVMQFDYSYLRQYSENGLLLDLGPYLGNIIDTKPLAENILSIGVVDDVTTGIPTSTNAWGMYTNPKLLEQAGVDDFAGGSWDDYSDWMKEVTDAAGGAFYGGTDYTGRIQNFELQLRAEGKDLFTEDGEPGFDKARLKKFWESGAANREDGVVVPQQTLEELAPKSGFDAAKTTSELTWDNFGSGYLGNLGADYTELGLVAPPVTKEGAKDLYLKPSMLHSISAKTKHPEAAATLVNFLVNSPESGKIFGTNRGLPASETALAAAELDPLSQQIADYEASIKDRLGDAPPVPIVGYGTLEEKFRQLGTELGFGTTSVDDAVDQFFSEMDVVLNQ, from the coding sequence ATGTTCAGCAAGAAGCGGGCATTCGCCGCCGTCGCGATCGCGGCCGGCGCAGCCCTGGCGCTGGCCGGCTGCGCAGGCGGGGAAGCGGCCTCCGGCGGCGGGACGCCGACGTTCAACCCCGACGAGAAGGTCACGCTCAACCTTTCCTTCTGGGGCAACGACGTCCGCGCCGACCTGTACAACCAGGTCATCGCGGAGTTCGAGAAGCAGTACCCCAACATCACCGTCAACTCGTCGTTCCTGGCCTTCCCGGAGTACTGGGAGAAGCGCCAGACCGAGGCGGCCGGCGGCGGACTCCCCGACGTCATGCAGTTCGACTACTCGTACCTGCGCCAGTACTCGGAGAACGGCCTGCTGCTCGACCTCGGCCCGTACCTCGGCAACATCATCGACACGAAGCCCCTCGCCGAGAACATCCTCAGCATCGGCGTCGTCGACGACGTGACGACCGGCATCCCGACCTCGACCAACGCGTGGGGCATGTACACCAACCCCAAGCTGCTCGAGCAGGCCGGCGTCGACGACTTCGCTGGCGGCTCGTGGGACGACTACAGCGACTGGATGAAGGAAGTGACGGATGCCGCGGGCGGCGCCTTCTACGGCGGCACCGACTACACCGGCCGCATCCAGAACTTCGAGCTGCAGCTGCGCGCGGAGGGCAAGGACCTCTTCACCGAGGACGGCGAGCCCGGCTTCGACAAGGCGCGCCTCAAGAAGTTCTGGGAGTCGGGCGCCGCGAACCGTGAGGACGGCGTGGTCGTCCCGCAGCAGACCCTCGAGGAGCTCGCGCCCAAGAGCGGCTTCGACGCAGCGAAGACGACGAGCGAGCTGACCTGGGACAACTTCGGGTCGGGCTACCTGGGCAACCTCGGCGCGGACTACACCGAACTCGGCCTCGTCGCCCCGCCGGTCACGAAGGAGGGCGCGAAGGACCTCTACCTGAAGCCGTCGATGCTGCACTCGATCTCCGCGAAGACGAAGCACCCGGAGGCCGCGGCGACGCTCGTGAACTTCCTCGTCAACTCGCCCGAGTCCGGCAAGATCTTCGGCACGAACCGCGGCCTGCCGGCCTCGGAGACGGCGCTCGCCGCGGCCGAGCTCGACCCGCTGAGCCAGCAGATCGCCGACTACGAGGCATCCATCAAGGACCGCCTCGGCGACGCCCCGCCCGTGCCGATCGTCGGCTACGGCACGCTCGAGGAGAAGTTCCGCCAGCTCGGCACGGAACTCGGATTCGGAACGACCTCGGTCGATGACGCTGTAGACCAGTTCTTCAGCGAGATGGACGTCGTCCTCAACCAGTAG